In Comamonadaceae bacterium OS-1, a single window of DNA contains:
- the ald_1 gene encoding 3-succinoylsemialdehyde-pyridine dehydrogenase has product MTIPFTRFNGLYIDGQWVPPASGAQEEVINPATEAVIGLAPVGAVAEADAAMAAARQAFDSGPWPRLPQAERTAFMRRMHSALVERADRMKSLMVAEGGFTLALAHMMNYARPMELFALALERSLLPSTQTLPVGTAMNPFNPAGPALIGSGVVVREPVGVVTAITAYNAPFLINLSKIVPALLAGNTMVLKPSPYTPFSALLFGEIASEIGLPPGVLNIVTGGPEVAQALTSDTRVDMVTFTGSEAVGVAILGQAAPTIKKVLLELGGKSALIVRADADVQKAAMEGVFQVATHCGQGCALATRHLVHNSIRPAYVEMMKAIAGHIVVGDPADPATQLGPLIRGAARDRVERMVQMGRDEGAKLVLGGSKPAHLGKGFFYNVTVFDDVHNSMRIAQDEVFGPVASVIGFDTDEEAVQIANDSRYGLYGGIHSRDPAKAYEMALQLRTGGVVLNGGLYRQNDAPFGGYKRSGLGREYGAGWQHEYTHEKSIIFPIGL; this is encoded by the coding sequence ATGACGATTCCATTCACCCGTTTCAACGGCCTGTACATCGACGGCCAGTGGGTACCGCCTGCCAGCGGTGCGCAAGAAGAAGTGATCAACCCCGCCACCGAGGCGGTCATCGGGCTGGCCCCGGTGGGCGCGGTGGCCGAGGCCGATGCCGCCATGGCCGCCGCCCGCCAGGCCTTTGACAGCGGCCCCTGGCCGCGCCTGCCGCAGGCCGAGCGCACGGCCTTCATGCGCCGCATGCACAGCGCCCTGGTGGAGCGTGCCGACCGCATGAAGAGCCTGATGGTGGCCGAAGGCGGCTTCACGCTGGCCTTGGCCCATATGATGAACTACGCCCGGCCCATGGAGCTGTTTGCGCTGGCGCTGGAGCGCTCGCTGTTGCCGTCTACGCAAACCCTGCCGGTGGGTACGGCCATGAACCCGTTCAACCCGGCAGGTCCGGCGTTGATAGGCTCTGGCGTGGTGGTGCGTGAGCCGGTGGGCGTGGTCACGGCCATCACCGCCTACAACGCACCGTTCTTGATCAACCTGTCGAAGATCGTGCCAGCGCTGCTGGCGGGCAACACCATGGTGTTGAAGCCCTCGCCATACACCCCGTTTTCGGCTCTGCTGTTTGGCGAAATCGCCAGCGAGATCGGCCTGCCGCCCGGCGTGCTGAACATCGTGACCGGCGGCCCCGAAGTGGCCCAGGCGCTGACCAGCGATACGCGCGTGGACATGGTCACCTTCACCGGCTCCGAAGCCGTGGGCGTCGCGATTCTGGGCCAGGCCGCACCCACCATCAAGAAGGTGCTGCTGGAGCTGGGCGGCAAGTCGGCCCTGATCGTGCGCGCCGATGCCGATGTGCAAAAAGCCGCCATGGAAGGCGTGTTCCAGGTCGCTACCCACTGCGGCCAGGGCTGCGCGCTGGCCACCCGGCACCTGGTGCACAACAGCATCCGCCCCGCCTATGTGGAGATGATGAAAGCCATTGCCGGGCACATCGTGGTCGGTGACCCGGCCGACCCCGCCACCCAGCTGGGCCCGCTGATCCGGGGCGCCGCCCGCGATCGGGTGGAGCGCATGGTGCAGATGGGCCGCGACGAAGGTGCCAAGCTGGTGCTGGGCGGCTCCAAACCCGCCCACCTCGGCAAGGGCTTCTTCTATAACGTCACCGTATTCGACGACGTGCACAACAGCATGCGCATCGCCCAGGACGAGGTGTTTGGTCCGGTGGCCAGCGTGATTGGTTTCGACACCGACGAAGAGGCCGTGCAGATCGCCAACGACAGCCGCTACGGCTTGTACGGCGGCATCCACTCGCGCGACCCGGCCAAGGCCTACGAGATGGCTTTGCAACTGCGCACCGGCGGCGTGGTCCTCAACGGCGGCCTGTACCGCCAGAATGACGCGCCCTTTGGCGGCTACAAGCGCTCGGGCCTGGGCCGTGAATACGGCGCGGGCTGGCAGCACGAGTACACGCACGAGAAGTCCATCATCTTCCCCATCGGCCTGTGA
- the betA_2 gene encoding oxygen-dependent choline dehydrogenase, protein MNEFDYVIVGAGSSGCVLASELSRDPACRVLLLESGPPDTSPMVHMPRGIGKLLDPANPHVWSYKASMGPGRGQEEWLKGRALGGSSSVNGMVYMRGLPSEYDDWAAAGCTGWGWSDIGRCYKAMEDHELGEAEWRGTGGPLKISMHPRDNPLYEAILTAGEQAGVPRVEDVNASPQGGMGYQPRTIFEGRRWSAAKAFLTPARARPNLEVRTGVDAQRVVFEGTRAVGVEVLQGGVRSVVQARREVVLCAGALHTPKLLQLSGVGPAALLHRLGIPLVADSAGVGQHLLEHRCILMHVRIREGSMNQEYQGWRLAKNLLRYFGAHSGPMTFAAHELCGLVKTRPELARPDAELGIGLYSVAVKNDKVVIDSAPGMTWVGYVTQPDSEGSVQITSRDPQAALDIDVNYLHTAHDQRHAADLIRTMRRMLSQPALKPYVVEEVAPGPAYQSDAELVEAYLKFGNTAYHVAGTCRMGSDAASVVDPQLRVRGVQGLRVIDTSVMPTLISGNTNGPAMAMAMRAAELIRGPQTSA, encoded by the coding sequence ATGAACGAGTTTGACTATGTGATCGTGGGGGCCGGTTCGTCCGGCTGCGTGCTGGCCAGCGAGCTGTCACGCGACCCCGCCTGCCGGGTGCTGCTGCTGGAAAGCGGCCCGCCTGACACCAGCCCCATGGTCCACATGCCGCGCGGCATTGGCAAGCTGCTGGACCCGGCCAACCCCCATGTCTGGAGCTACAAGGCCTCGATGGGGCCGGGGCGCGGCCAGGAAGAATGGCTCAAGGGCCGCGCACTCGGCGGCTCCAGTTCGGTCAACGGCATGGTCTACATGCGCGGCCTGCCATCTGAGTACGACGACTGGGCGGCCGCAGGCTGCACTGGCTGGGGCTGGTCGGATATTGGCCGCTGCTACAAGGCCATGGAAGACCACGAACTGGGCGAGGCCGAATGGCGCGGTACCGGCGGGCCGCTCAAAATTTCCATGCACCCGCGCGATAACCCGTTGTACGAGGCGATTCTGACCGCCGGTGAACAGGCCGGTGTGCCGCGTGTCGAAGATGTCAACGCATCCCCCCAGGGCGGCATGGGCTACCAGCCGCGCACCATTTTTGAAGGACGGCGCTGGAGCGCTGCCAAGGCCTTCCTGACCCCGGCACGGGCCCGCCCCAACCTGGAGGTGCGCACCGGTGTGGATGCGCAGCGCGTGGTGTTTGAAGGCACGCGGGCAGTGGGCGTAGAGGTACTGCAAGGCGGCGTGCGCTCGGTGGTCCAAGCCCGCCGCGAGGTGGTCTTGTGCGCCGGGGCGCTGCATACGCCGAAGCTCTTGCAACTGTCGGGCGTAGGCCCGGCGGCCCTGCTGCATCGTCTGGGCATTCCGTTGGTGGCCGACTCGGCTGGTGTGGGCCAGCATCTGCTGGAGCACCGCTGCATCCTGATGCATGTGCGCATCCGCGAAGGCAGCATGAACCAGGAGTACCAGGGCTGGCGCTTGGCCAAGAATCTGTTGCGGTATTTTGGTGCGCATTCCGGCCCCATGACCTTTGCCGCGCACGAGCTCTGCGGTCTGGTCAAGACCCGGCCCGAGCTGGCCCGCCCGGATGCCGAGCTAGGTATCGGCTTGTACTCGGTGGCAGTGAAGAACGACAAGGTGGTAATCGACTCCGCCCCCGGCATGACCTGGGTGGGCTACGTCACCCAACCCGACAGCGAGGGCTCGGTGCAGATTACCTCGCGCGACCCGCAGGCGGCGCTGGACATCGACGTGAACTACCTGCACACCGCGCACGACCAGCGCCACGCAGCCGATCTGATCCGCACCATGCGCCGCATGCTGTCGCAGCCCGCCCTGAAACCCTATGTGGTGGAAGAGGTAGCCCCTGGCCCGGCCTACCAGAGCGATGCCGAACTGGTCGAGGCCTACCTGAAGTTTGGCAACACCGCCTACCACGTGGCGGGCACCTGCCGCATGGGCAGCGACGCGGCCTCGGTGGTCGATCCGCAGCTGCGCGTGCGCGGCGTGCAGGGCCTGCGGGTCATCGACACCTCGGTCATGCCCACGCTGATTTCCGGCAACACCAACGGCCCCGCCATGGCCATGGCCATGCGCGCGGCAGAACTCATCCGCGGCCCCCAGACTTCCGCTTGA
- a CDS encoding ferredoxin--NADP reductase has translation MTDSVHSPRQQVQAWLDRFGAALTAHDVDGALALFAPESYWRDLVAFTWNIKTVEGRDQIRDLLDSTLARVQPGHWQVEGEASAAGDLVEAWFTFETAVARGRGQIRLKAGLCWTLLTTMTELKGFEEKKGPRRIKGAEHGAQKNRQNWLERKTQQEAALGTTEQPYVVIIGGGQGGIGLGARLKRLGVPTLIIEKNPRAGDSWRNRYKSLCLHDPVWYDHMPYLPFPDDWPVFTPKDKVGDWLEMYTKVMELNYWSSTECQSAQFDEATQEWTVTVLREGRQVVLRPKQLVFALGVSGFANVPKVAGAETFQGAQHHSSQHPGGEAYAGKKVVVLGSNNSAHDICADLWENGADVTMVQRSSTHIARSDSLMELALGGLYSEDAIAKGVTTNQADLTFASVPYKIMHTFHIPVYDAMKQRDADFYARLERAGFLLDFGEDGSGLFMKYLRRGSGYYIDVGASELVADGRIKLKSGVNIERLNPHSVSFTDGSELPADLVVYATGYGSMNGWVAKLVSQEVADRVGKCWGLGSGTTKDPGPWEGELRNMWKPTAQPQMWFHGGNMHQSRHYSEFLALQLKARMEGIPTPVYGMGPVHHLK, from the coding sequence ATGACCGATTCTGTGCATTCCCCCCGCCAGCAGGTGCAAGCCTGGCTGGACCGCTTTGGCGCGGCGCTCACGGCGCACGACGTGGACGGCGCGCTGGCCTTGTTCGCGCCCGAGAGCTACTGGCGCGACCTGGTCGCCTTCACCTGGAACATCAAAACCGTGGAGGGCCGCGACCAGATCCGCGACCTGTTGGACAGCACGCTGGCGCGCGTGCAGCCCGGCCACTGGCAGGTCGAGGGCGAGGCCAGTGCCGCCGGCGACCTGGTCGAGGCCTGGTTCACCTTCGAGACGGCGGTAGCGCGCGGGCGCGGCCAGATCCGTTTGAAGGCCGGCCTGTGCTGGACGCTGCTGACCACCATGACCGAGCTCAAGGGCTTTGAAGAGAAAAAGGGGCCACGCCGCATCAAGGGCGCAGAGCATGGCGCGCAGAAAAACCGGCAGAACTGGCTGGAACGCAAGACGCAGCAGGAGGCGGCATTGGGTACTACCGAGCAGCCCTACGTGGTCATCATCGGCGGCGGGCAGGGTGGTATCGGCCTGGGCGCGCGGCTCAAGCGGCTGGGTGTGCCCACGCTGATCATCGAGAAAAACCCGCGTGCCGGGGACTCGTGGCGCAACCGCTACAAGTCGCTGTGCCTGCACGACCCGGTCTGGTACGACCACATGCCCTACCTGCCGTTTCCCGACGACTGGCCAGTGTTTACCCCCAAGGACAAGGTGGGCGACTGGCTGGAGATGTACACCAAGGTGATGGAGCTGAACTACTGGAGCTCCACCGAATGCCAGAGCGCGCAGTTCGATGAAGCCACCCAGGAATGGACCGTGACCGTGCTGCGCGAAGGCCGCCAGGTGGTGCTGCGGCCCAAGCAACTGGTGTTTGCGCTGGGCGTGTCGGGCTTTGCCAATGTGCCCAAGGTGGCCGGTGCGGAGACCTTCCAGGGCGCGCAGCACCATTCCAGCCAGCACCCGGGCGGCGAGGCCTACGCGGGCAAGAAGGTGGTGGTGCTGGGCTCCAATAATTCGGCCCACGACATCTGCGCCGACCTGTGGGAAAACGGGGCCGACGTGACCATGGTGCAGCGTTCCAGCACCCACATCGCGCGCTCGGATTCACTGATGGAGCTGGCCCTGGGCGGGCTGTATTCCGAGGACGCGATTGCCAAAGGCGTGACCACCAACCAGGCCGACCTGACCTTTGCTTCGGTGCCCTACAAGATCATGCATACCTTCCACATCCCGGTGTACGACGCAATGAAACAGCGCGATGCCGACTTTTACGCCCGGCTTGAGCGGGCGGGCTTTCTGCTTGACTTTGGCGAAGACGGCTCGGGCCTGTTCATGAAGTACCTGCGGCGCGGCTCGGGCTACTACATCGACGTGGGCGCTTCCGAGCTGGTGGCCGATGGGCGCATCAAGCTCAAGAGCGGGGTGAATATCGAGCGGCTGAACCCGCATTCGGTCAGCTTTACCGACGGCTCCGAGCTACCGGCCGACCTGGTGGTCTACGCCACCGGCTACGGCTCGATGAACGGCTGGGTCGCCAAGCTGGTGTCGCAGGAGGTGGCCGACCGGGTGGGCAAGTGCTGGGGGCTGGGCTCCGGTACCACCAAGGACCCCGGCCCGTGGGAGGGCGAGCTGCGCAATATGTGGAAGCCCACCGCGCAGCCGCAGATGTGGTTCCACGGCGGCAACATGCACCAGTCGCGCCACTATTCGGAGTTTCTGGCGCTGCAATTGAAGGCGCGCATGGAGGGTATACCCACCCCCGTGTACGGCATGGGGCCGGTGCACCACCTGAAGTAG
- the ansB gene encoding glutaminase-asparaginase yields MRAHFKIEKFVAGAAIAALSAFASLAHAQAAKPNVVILATGGTIAGAGASAINSATYAAAKVGVEKLIAGLPELANVANVRGEQVFQVASESLTNDNLLTLAKRVSALAKQADVDGIVITHGTDTVEETAYFLTLVEHTNKPIVMVASMRPGTALSADGALNLYDAVAVAGSKDAMGKGVLLTMNDTIDSGRDVSKNVNIKTNAFSSQWGPLGMIVEGKNYWFRAPVKRHTMNSEFDIDTITSLPNVEIAMGYEGVAPTAIEALGKSGIKALIHGGPGNGSVADRIVPYLQKVRADGAIVIRSARVPDGFVLRNAEQPDDKYDWVVAHDLRPQKARILAMVALTKTSDTKELQRIFWEY; encoded by the coding sequence ATGCGCGCCCATTTCAAGATCGAAAAATTCGTCGCCGGAGCTGCCATCGCGGCCCTGTCGGCTTTTGCGTCCCTGGCCCACGCCCAGGCGGCCAAACCCAATGTCGTGATTCTGGCCACCGGCGGCACCATCGCCGGTGCCGGTGCTTCGGCCATCAACAGCGCCACCTACGCCGCCGCCAAGGTGGGTGTGGAAAAGCTGATCGCCGGTCTGCCCGAGCTGGCCAATGTGGCCAATGTGCGTGGCGAGCAAGTCTTCCAGGTCGCGTCGGAAAGCCTGACCAACGACAACCTGCTGACCCTGGCCAAGCGTGTTTCGGCCCTGGCCAAGCAAGCCGATGTGGACGGCATCGTCATCACCCACGGCACCGACACCGTGGAAGAAACCGCCTACTTCCTGACCCTGGTGGAACACACCAACAAGCCCATCGTGATGGTGGCTTCGATGCGTCCCGGTACCGCTCTGTCCGCCGACGGCGCTTTGAACCTGTATGACGCGGTGGCCGTGGCCGGCAGCAAGGATGCCATGGGCAAGGGCGTGCTCTTGACCATGAACGACACCATCGACAGCGGCCGCGATGTCAGCAAGAACGTCAACATCAAGACCAACGCGTTCTCCAGCCAGTGGGGCCCCTTGGGCATGATTGTGGAAGGCAAGAACTACTGGTTCCGTGCCCCGGTCAAGCGCCACACCATGAACTCCGAGTTCGACATCGACACCATCACCAGCCTGCCCAACGTGGAAATCGCCATGGGCTACGAAGGCGTGGCACCTACCGCCATCGAAGCCCTGGGCAAGAGCGGCATCAAGGCGCTGATCCACGGCGGCCCCGGCAATGGCTCGGTGGCCGACCGCATCGTGCCCTACCTGCAAAAAGTGCGTGCCGACGGTGCCATCGTGATCCGCAGCGCCCGCGTGCCCGACGGCTTTGTGCTGCGCAATGCCGAGCAGCCTGACGACAAGTACGACTGGGTCGTGGCCCACGACCTGCGCCCCCAAAAGGCCCGCATCCTGGCCATGGTGGCCCTGACCAAGACCAGCGACACCAAGGAACTCCAACGCATTTTCTGGGAGTATTGA
- the glyQ gene encoding glycine--tRNA ligase alpha subunit, with product MKTFQQIILTLQSYWAEQGCALLQPYDMEVGAGTSHTATFLRAIGPEPWKAAYVQPSRRPKDGRYGENPNRLQHYYQYQVVLKPAPANILELYLGSLEALGFDLKKNDIRFVEDDWENPTLGAWGLGWEVWLNGMEVTQFTYFQQVGGIDCKPATGEITYGLERLAMYLQGVDNVYNLVWTDGLSYGDVYKQNEVEQSTYNFEHSDTDFLFTAFTAHEKQAKHLVAESLALPAYEQVLKAAHSFNLLDARGAISVTERAAYMGRIRNLARSVAQSYLDSRARLGFPMAPKDWATEVLAQIEKKAA from the coding sequence ATGAAGACATTCCAGCAAATTATTTTGACCCTGCAGTCCTACTGGGCTGAGCAAGGCTGTGCGCTTTTGCAGCCCTATGACATGGAAGTGGGCGCGGGTACCTCGCATACCGCTACTTTTTTGAGAGCAATCGGCCCCGAGCCCTGGAAGGCCGCCTATGTGCAGCCCAGCCGCCGCCCAAAGGATGGCCGCTACGGCGAGAACCCCAACCGCCTGCAGCACTACTACCAGTACCAGGTGGTTTTGAAGCCCGCCCCGGCCAACATCCTGGAGCTGTACCTGGGTTCGCTGGAAGCCCTGGGCTTTGACCTCAAGAAGAACGACATCCGCTTCGTCGAAGACGATTGGGAAAACCCCACCCTGGGTGCCTGGGGGCTGGGCTGGGAGGTGTGGCTCAACGGCATGGAAGTCACCCAGTTCACCTACTTCCAGCAGGTCGGCGGCATAGACTGCAAGCCCGCCACCGGCGAAATCACCTATGGCCTGGAGCGCCTGGCCATGTACCTGCAGGGCGTGGACAACGTCTACAACCTGGTCTGGACCGATGGCCTGAGCTACGGCGACGTGTACAAGCAGAACGAGGTTGAGCAATCCACCTACAACTTCGAGCACAGCGACACCGACTTCCTGTTCACCGCCTTCACGGCCCACGAAAAGCAGGCCAAGCACCTGGTGGCCGAGAGCCTGGCGCTGCCCGCCTACGAGCAGGTGCTCAAAGCCGCGCACAGCTTCAACCTGCTGGACGCGCGTGGTGCCATCAGCGTGACCGAGCGCGCCGCCTACATGGGCCGCATCCGCAACCTGGCCCGCAGCGTGGCACAAAGCTACCTGGACAGCCGCGCCCGCCTGGGCTTTCCGATGGCACCCAAAGACTGGGCCACCGAAGTTCTGGCCCAGATTGAAAAGAAAGCCGCCTAA
- the camC gene encoding camphor 5-monooxygenase codes for MTIASSPTSIPSHVPPHLVRDWDLWEEISAQGQDAHAHAASLHFSTPPIFYVPRLGYLPGCWVPRRSDDLRQILQDTDTFTSTAATPFPQMLGETWSLIPLEIDPPTHAKYRMLLNPLFAPKRVDALEHDIRAQASALMANFAARGRCDFNTEFAEQFPTLIFLRVMGWDTREVGRFVAWTQALVKSQDMQVVMGAVVQIRDYLRERISERRAQPTDDFTSSLIASQIDGKPLTDDEVFGICFLVFLAGLDTVTSSLGFMFLHLARHPEQQTELRENPDRIPQAVEEMLRAYSIVNMRRTVTQDVTIGEATMRRGDYVLISTELGNLDPEKYVNPEKVDFNRPDAHVPHMAFAYGVHRCLGSHLARRELRIAIELWLTSLPPFHRVADKPVRVRAAGVFGVDDLHLAWGGA; via the coding sequence ATGACCATTGCATCCTCACCCACGTCCATTCCATCCCACGTACCTCCTCACTTGGTGCGCGACTGGGATCTATGGGAGGAAATTTCCGCCCAGGGCCAGGATGCCCACGCGCATGCCGCCAGCCTGCACTTCAGCACACCGCCGATCTTCTACGTGCCCCGGTTGGGCTACCTGCCCGGCTGCTGGGTGCCGCGCCGCTCGGACGACTTGCGACAAATTTTGCAAGACACCGACACCTTCACCAGCACCGCCGCCACGCCGTTCCCCCAGATGCTGGGCGAAACCTGGAGCCTGATTCCGCTGGAAATCGACCCGCCGACCCACGCCAAATACCGCATGCTGCTGAACCCGCTGTTTGCGCCCAAGCGCGTCGATGCGCTGGAGCACGACATCCGCGCCCAGGCCAGCGCGCTGATGGCAAACTTTGCCGCGCGCGGCCGTTGTGACTTCAACACCGAGTTTGCCGAGCAATTCCCCACGCTGATCTTTCTGCGCGTGATGGGCTGGGACACGCGTGAAGTAGGGCGCTTTGTCGCCTGGACCCAGGCCCTGGTAAAGAGCCAGGACATGCAGGTGGTGATGGGTGCGGTGGTGCAAATCCGCGACTACCTGCGCGAGCGCATTTCCGAGCGGCGTGCCCAGCCCACCGACGACTTCACCAGCTCGCTGATCGCCAGCCAGATCGACGGTAAACCGCTGACCGATGACGAGGTGTTTGGCATCTGCTTTCTGGTGTTTCTGGCCGGGCTGGACACTGTGACCTCCAGCCTGGGTTTCATGTTTTTACACCTGGCGCGGCACCCGGAACAGCAGACCGAGCTGCGCGAGAACCCCGACCGCATCCCACAGGCGGTGGAAGAAATGCTGCGTGCCTATTCCATCGTCAACATGCGCCGCACCGTGACCCAAGACGTGACCATCGGCGAAGCCACTATGCGCCGTGGCGACTACGTGCTGATCAGCACCGAGTTGGGCAACCTGGACCCCGAGAAGTACGTGAATCCCGAGAAAGTCGATTTCAACCGCCCCGATGCCCACGTGCCCCATATGGCGTTTGCCTACGGCGTGCACCGCTGCCTGGGTTCACACCTGGCGCGGCGCGAGCTGCGCATCGCTATCGAGCTGTGGCTCACCAGCCTGCCGCCGTTCCATCGGGTGGCCGATAAACCGGTGCGCGTACGGGCCGCGGGCGTGTTTGGGGTGGACGATCTGCACCTGGCGTGGGGCGGTGCATGA
- the glyS gene encoding glycine--tRNA ligase beta subunit — protein MSVKNLLVELFVEELPPKALNKLGNAFSTVLLEQLKAQGLASAESVVTAYASPRRLAAHITAVAPFAADKAVSAKLMPVAVGLTADGQPTPALLKKLQALGAGPEAVAGLKRALDGKAEALFFERTVAGARLQEGLQKALLEAIAKLPIPKVMTYQLSRGCAQPGWTSVSFVRPAHGLVALHGSDIVPVEALGLQSGNTTHGHRFEAAVDPVVLKDADSYAETLARDGAVIASFADRRADIVRQLDTAAALIGNGVRAIEDEALLDEVTALVERPNVLVCSFEEEFLGVPQECLILTMKANQKYFPLLDAAGKLTHQFLIVSNISPADPSQVIGGNERVVRPRLADAKFFFDQDRKKTLESRVAGLDKVVYHNQLGSQGERVVRVRAIAKAIALLLGGEALAQQADQAALLAKTDLVTDMVGEFPELQGTMGRYYALNDGLSVEVADAIEDHYKPRFAGDTLPRNPVGIAVALADKLETLVGMFGIGNLPTGDKDPFALRRHALGVIRMLTEQNLPLDLTALVEAAFNVLGAKCTAPREASVQALLTFVYDRLGGSLREEGYSAQEVDAVLALRPQRLAEVPKRLAAVRAFAALPEAAALAAANKRIGNILKKADTVDPHVSTVLLQEPAEIALHAAMQQAAPFAQAQFEAGDYTASLQSLAALRAPVDAFFDGVMVNAEALDVRLNRLGLLQSLHNAMNRVADLSKLAS, from the coding sequence ATGAGCGTGAAGAATTTACTGGTGGAGCTGTTCGTTGAAGAGCTGCCACCCAAGGCCCTGAATAAACTGGGCAACGCGTTTTCCACCGTGCTGCTGGAGCAGCTCAAGGCCCAGGGCCTGGCCAGCGCCGAGTCCGTCGTGACCGCCTACGCCTCGCCCCGCCGCCTGGCCGCGCACATCACCGCCGTGGCCCCCTTCGCCGCCGACAAGGCCGTGTCTGCCAAGCTGATGCCCGTGGCCGTGGGCCTGACCGCCGATGGCCAGCCCACGCCTGCGCTGCTGAAAAAGCTGCAAGCCCTGGGTGCCGGGCCAGAAGCCGTGGCCGGGTTGAAACGCGCCCTGGACGGTAAAGCCGAAGCCCTGTTTTTCGAGCGCACCGTGGCCGGTGCCCGCCTGCAGGAAGGCCTGCAAAAAGCCTTGCTGGAAGCGATTGCCAAGCTGCCGATTCCCAAGGTCATGACCTATCAGCTGAGCCGCGGCTGCGCCCAACCCGGCTGGACCAGCGTCAGCTTCGTGCGCCCCGCGCATGGCCTGGTGGCGCTGCACGGCAGCGACATCGTGCCGGTGGAAGCCCTGGGCCTGCAGTCCGGCAACACCACCCACGGCCACCGCTTTGAAGCCGCTGTCGATCCCGTGGTGCTGAAAGATGCCGACAGCTACGCCGAAACCCTGGCCCGCGACGGCGCGGTGATCGCCAGCTTCGCAGACCGCCGCGCCGACATCGTGCGCCAGCTGGATACAGCTGCTGCGCTGATTGGCAATGGCGTGCGTGCTATCGAAGATGAAGCATTGCTGGACGAAGTGACCGCCCTGGTCGAGCGCCCCAATGTGCTGGTCTGCAGCTTCGAAGAAGAATTCCTCGGCGTGCCGCAAGAGTGCCTGATCCTGACCATGAAGGCCAACCAGAAGTACTTTCCGCTGCTGGACGCCGCAGGCAAGCTGACCCACCAGTTCCTGATCGTCAGCAACATCAGCCCGGCAGACCCCAGCCAGGTCATCGGCGGCAACGAGCGCGTGGTGCGCCCACGCCTGGCCGATGCCAAGTTCTTCTTCGACCAGGACCGCAAGAAAACGCTGGAGTCGCGCGTGGCGGGGCTGGACAAGGTGGTCTACCACAACCAGTTGGGCTCGCAAGGTGAGCGTGTGGTGCGTGTACGCGCCATTGCCAAAGCCATTGCGCTGCTACTCGGCGGCGAAGCGCTGGCCCAGCAGGCCGACCAGGCTGCGCTGCTGGCCAAGACCGATCTGGTCACCGACATGGTCGGCGAATTCCCCGAGCTGCAAGGCACCATGGGCCGCTACTACGCGCTCAACGACGGCCTGAGCGTGGAGGTGGCCGATGCCATCGAAGACCACTACAAGCCCCGTTTTGCAGGCGACACCCTGCCACGCAACCCCGTGGGCATTGCCGTGGCGTTGGCTGACAAGCTGGAAACCCTGGTCGGCATGTTCGGTATCGGCAATCTGCCTACCGGCGACAAAGACCCGTTTGCGCTGCGCCGCCATGCCTTGGGCGTGATTCGCATGCTGACCGAGCAGAACCTGCCGCTGGACCTGACCGCGCTGGTGGAAGCCGCTTTCAACGTGCTGGGTGCCAAGTGCACGGCCCCGCGTGAAGCCTCGGTGCAGGCCCTGCTGACCTTTGTGTACGACCGCCTGGGCGGAAGCCTGCGCGAAGAAGGCTACAGCGCCCAAGAGGTGGATGCCGTCCTCGCCCTGCGCCCCCAGCGCCTGGCTGAAGTCCCCAAGCGCCTGGCCGCCGTGCGCGCCTTCGCTGCCCTGCCCGAAGCCGCCGCGCTGGCCGCCGCCAACAAGCGCATCGGCAACATCCTCAAGAAGGCCGATACCGTGGACCCCCATGTCAGCACGGTGCTGCTGCAGGAGCCCGCCGAAATCGCCTTGCACGCCGCCATGCAGCAAGCCGCCCCCTTCGCCCAGGCCCAGTTCGAAGCAGGCGACTACACCGCCAGCCTGCAGTCCCTGGCCGCCCTGCGCGCGCCGGTGGATGCGTTCTTTGACGGCGTGATGGTCAACGCCGAAGCCCTGGACGTGCGCCTGAACCGCCTGGGCCTGCTGCAAAGCCTGCACAACGCCATGAACCGCGTGGCCGATCTGTCCAAACTGGCTTCATAG